The Chryseobacterium indicum genome contains a region encoding:
- a CDS encoding DNA repair protein RecN, which translates to MLSRIYIKNFALIDTLEVSLHNGLQVITGETGAGKSIILGALRLILGERADVKSISKAEEKSIVETEFSLNNQFKKFFIENDLDYEHQTIIRREILPSGKSRAFINDVPVTLDILKELSSQLIDIHSQFETSNLFTAEYQFKIIDGLSENKQIIHEYQNEFSDFQSLKTQLKKLQTQLSDSNKESDYKAFLLNELEELHLDNVDYEELQNQLSIQENAEMISDNLAQVLSRFHQEEVGILSFFNEAKNKLAKIAEVSQSFAELDERLEMSFVELKDIISELEDEAESIEVNPENLALLVELNNRINNLFVKHNVSDLTELKEIRDQLAGEQQGASELESQIEEVEENISKKEKTLQSLAEKLSKNRKKSIPVFIKKVESLLKKLGLEKARVDIELFDTSEFNPFGKENIQLLFQANSGFPLKPIQTAISGGERSRVMLAVKKIIAESDELPTLILDEIDTGVSGKVAEEIGNLMREMSADMQLIVISHLAQVAAKGNNNYKVLKQDIAGKTQSTIVPLSDEEKLNEIAQLLSGSKITEAALAQAKELIG; encoded by the coding sequence ATGCTTTCGAGAATTTACATTAAAAACTTTGCCCTTATTGATACGCTTGAAGTATCATTGCACAACGGTTTACAGGTGATTACCGGAGAAACCGGTGCGGGAAAATCTATTATTTTAGGTGCGCTCCGACTGATTCTGGGCGAAAGAGCAGATGTAAAATCGATCTCAAAAGCAGAAGAAAAAAGCATCGTAGAAACAGAATTTTCCCTGAACAATCAATTCAAGAAATTCTTTATCGAAAATGATCTTGATTATGAACATCAAACGATCATCCGCAGAGAAATTTTACCTTCCGGAAAATCGAGAGCATTTATTAATGATGTTCCTGTAACACTGGATATTTTAAAGGAACTGTCTTCCCAACTGATTGATATTCACTCACAGTTTGAAACGTCGAATCTTTTTACGGCAGAATATCAGTTTAAAATCATTGACGGACTTTCTGAAAACAAACAGATCATTCATGAATATCAGAATGAATTTTCAGATTTTCAAAGTCTTAAAACACAGCTCAAAAAGCTGCAGACTCAGCTTTCGGATTCCAATAAAGAAAGTGATTATAAAGCGTTTCTTCTGAACGAACTTGAGGAACTTCATCTGGATAATGTAGATTATGAAGAACTTCAGAATCAGCTTTCCATTCAGGAAAATGCGGAAATGATCTCCGATAATCTGGCGCAGGTTTTATCAAGATTTCATCAGGAAGAAGTAGGAATTTTGTCATTTTTTAATGAAGCGAAAAATAAACTTGCTAAAATTGCGGAAGTTTCCCAGAGTTTTGCAGAACTTGATGAAAGGCTTGAAATGTCTTTTGTAGAATTAAAAGACATTATCTCTGAGCTGGAAGATGAAGCGGAAAGCATAGAAGTAAATCCTGAAAATTTAGCCTTACTGGTTGAATTAAATAACAGAATCAATAATCTTTTTGTAAAACATAACGTTTCCGATCTTACGGAACTCAAAGAAATCAGAGATCAGTTAGCCGGAGAACAGCAGGGCGCGTCCGAACTGGAATCTCAGATTGAAGAAGTGGAGGAAAATATTTCCAAAAAGGAAAAAACACTTCAGTCTTTGGCTGAAAAGCTTTCGAAAAACAGAAAAAAAAGTATCCCTGTTTTCATCAAAAAAGTAGAATCTTTGCTCAAAAAACTAGGTCTTGAAAAAGCCAGAGTTGATATTGAACTTTTTGATACCTCCGAGTTCAATCCGTTCGGGAAAGAAAATATCCAGCTTTTGTTTCAGGCAAACTCAGGATTTCCGTTAAAGCCGATTCAAACGGCAATTTCCGGTGGTGAAAGGTCAAGGGTAATGTTGGCGGTAAAAAAGATCATTGCAGAAAGTGATGAACTTCCAACTTTAATTTTAGACGAAATCGATACCGGAGTTTCCGGAAAAGTAGCCGAAGAAATCGGAAATCTGATGCGTGAAATGTCTGCCGATATGCAATTAATTGTCATTTCCCACTTAGCACAGGTTGCCGCAAAAGGGAACAACAATTACAAAGTGCTGAAACAGGATATCGCCGGAAAAACCCAGTCTACTATTGTCCCATTAAGTGA